One segment of Scomber scombrus chromosome 3, fScoSco1.1, whole genome shotgun sequence DNA contains the following:
- the LOC133977701 gene encoding adenosine receptor A1-like, which yields MTSTLSPSKALYIGMEVVIAVSSVIGNVMVVWAVRINRSLRDTTFCFIVSLALADIAVGALVIPLAITISIGLKTHFYSCLLVACTVLVLTQSSILALLAIAIDRYLRVKIPMSYKRVVTPRRAGTAVLLCWLVSIIVGLTPMLGWNNLQRLRDNGSLLTDDLVVICEFETVISMDYMVYFNFFGWVLPPLLLMLAIYVEIFYMIHKQLNKKVTASHADPSRYFGKELKLAKSLALVLFLFAVSWLPLHILNCITLFCPACDKPVFLIYIAIILTHGNSAVNPIVYAFRIKKFRTAFRKIWKLYVLCQDPVGRLPQRGSQRGQSHERRLRQNDDDDDDV from the exons ATGACTTCGACTCTATCTCCCTCTAAAGCCCTCTACATCGGGATGGAGGTGGTGATCGCCGTGTCCTCTGTCATCGGTAACGTGATGGTGGTCTGGGCTGTGCGTATTAACCGGTCTCTGAGGGACACCACGTTTTGTTTCATCGTCTCACTGGCCTTGGCTGACATTGCGGTCGGGGCTCTTGTCATCCCGCTCGCTATAACCATCAGCATCGGACTCAAGACGCACTTCTACAGTTGCTTGCTGGTCGCCTGCACAGTGCTTGTCCTCACACAAAGTTCCATCCTGGCGCTGCTGGCCATCGCCATCGACCGCTATCTGAGAGTCAAAATACCCATGAG CTACAAACGGGTGGTGACCCCCCGGCGAGCTGGCACGGCTGTGTTGCTGTGTTGGCTTGTGTCCATCATAGTGGGCCTCACGCCCATGTTGGGCTGGAATAACCTGCAGCGTCTCCGTGACAATGGTTCCCTGCTCACTGATGACCTCGTGGTGATCTGCGAGTTTGAGACGGTCATCAGCATGGACTACATGGTCTACTTCAACTTCTTTGGCTGGGTGCTGCCTCCTCTGCTCCTTATGCTTGCCATCTATGTTGAGATTTTCTACATGATCCACAAGCAGCTCAATAAGAAG GTGACAGCTAGCCATGCAGACCCCAGTCGTTACTTTGGTAAGGAGCTCAAGTTGGCAAAATCCCTCGCCCTCGTTCTTTTCCTCTTCGCAGTCAGCTGGCTTCCCCTTCACATCCTGAATTGCATCACCCTCTTTTGCCCTGCCTGCGACAAGCCAGTGTTCCTCATTTACATCGCCATCATCCTCACCCATGGCAACTCGGCTGTCAATCCCATCGTTTACGCTTTCCGCATCAAGAAATTCCGCACAGCTTTCCGGAAAATCTGGAAACTGTACGTGCTTTGTCAGGATCCAGTTGGTCGGCTTCCTCAAAGAGGTAGccagagaggacagagtcacGAGAGGAGGCTGAGGCAGAATGATGACGACGACGATGACGTGTGA